GTTGATTTTCTATGGTGTAAGGAAGCATTGGTTCAAATAATAACATCATGTTTTACGAGCTTCTGGGATAACATTTTCACAGAGCTCAcagaatcaaaattaaaatttggaaacCACTGGATGTTTCAAAACTCTGAAATTAATTTCCTATGAACTCCAGTACGAATTGTGAATTGGTATTCTCCTAGACATTCAGCTACTAATAGTTGGGAAATACAGATTCACCCACCAGCTGAGTCTCTCTCTCTATTTGGAGCGCAACCCAGGGACATTCCTGAGACCCATCTTGCCGAGAATGAGCTTTGGAATGGCTGGAGGGTTGTCAAGGCCCATGGTTCGGCTGAACTCATTCGCAAGCTCCACAAGCCTGACCTTGTCCCGACCCACCTTCTTATTCGAATTGTAGTATCCAAGCCATGCTTGGTATGCTGCTTCTTTGCTCTTCATCTCCACTTGGGACAGCGCCCGCTCCACCTGCAACATATACACGCAAGTGTGTCATAACACAGATCAAATCTTGTATGTCATTTCAATACTGAGAATTTGCTATACGAGATAAAGCTGTGTTTTCCATGCCAAATACATTATTATATGCgttttggattatttttattcaagtaTTCTTGAAGCCTTCCTggggaaaaaggaagaaaatgaaaaaacaagagCAGAAAGATGGCCCACACTCACCTTTTTCCTTGTGTCGGGATCAACTAAAGGTGCTTCAGCCTTTGTTATCGGCAAATCCTTGGCAGTAGACAAGAAGAATTCCTCCCAAGGTGCCAGTAACAATATGCCTTGCCCTTCTTTACCCTTACGCCCAGTTCTACCAAGTCGATGTATATACTGTTCTTTATCAGATGGCAAACCGACCTGAAATTACAGAAATATATTTTCTAGATTCAAGCCCATAGCAGTCTGAAGAGATATCTTCAAATCTTTATACTAAATCCACAGCATAAAGCAAGTTCAAATCTAGTTTGAAtataaaagaatgagaaaacaaaaactaaaagagTCAGGGTCCTTCACTGCAAACTTGGGAACAGAAATGCTCTAAATGAACTAAGATTCAAGAAGAATAAAATGCAGCCAATTTGCAAGAGAAAACATATTTTCAGGAAttgttattaagaaaaatataagaaattatcatcataTTACCTGAATAACAAGGGTAACATCTGGGTAATCAACTCCACGTGCTGATACATCAGAAGTCACCAAAATAAGGCCTTTTGACTTCCGAAATTCATCAGACACCCTGGTTCTATAACCCTGTGGCTTTCTTGAATGGATTTCTCGAACATTCAAGTTTAGCTCACCAAGAAGGTCAGCAACAAGTCTTGTGACCATTGCAGTAGTGCAGAACACAAGAACCTGCATAAACCTGATACTTGGTCATACAGTTCAGATAGGTGTCAAGAGAACAAAAATCATGCACACAAGCAACATCTCAGTGTCTCAAAATTAGTTAGGAAAAACCATGATGTATGGATTCCAAATCCTGTATCGATACTCATGGCAAGTAGAAAGGTTCAATCACGTCTTGACTGGAACGACAGTATCTAACATCCATCCTTAAACCTTTCTGAactaccttaatttttttagaacaatttacTTCTCTTTTTGCAGATGTATTTTCCCATTTCTTTAAcccagaaaagaaaaaccctcTTTAGTTAAGATAATAGGAAACAAACTTTTGGCCTACAAAGCTGTACCTTATAGTCAACATCATCTGCAATATGATCTTTTAGAAGAGCATACAGTAGTAAAAAATGCTTGTCCAGTGGAGCAATTATGTGGGTCTGCCTGACCTGAAATCATGTAAAATCTTAAGAATTGAGATACTAATAGAATTTAAAGAGTACAAAAACGACACAACAAATACAGTTGATAAGTGATCTACCTGTGAGTGTGTCTCTTCACTACCCTCTTGAACTGTATTGATAAACTCATGATCTCTTTTCAAAGCAATATGACAGATTTGACGAACCTAAATACCAAAAAGGATCTTCAGAATTTCAATTAAATCAATAAGAGACAAATTTCACACACTAAAATACAGAAAGAAACCTCTTCTGGGACTGTGGCAGAGAACAGCAGTGTTTGTCGCTGTTTTGGAACAGCAGCAATGATCTTCTCAATGTCTTTACGAAATCCCATGTCTAATAAATGGTCAGCTTCATCAAGTACAAGGACTTTGACACCCATCAGACGAGTTGCAAATCCTGCTGTATTCTCAATATGGTCCTTTAGCCGTCCAGGGGTAGCTACAAGAATCTGTAAATATCACAAGGcccacaaataaaatatttcccAATTAACAATTTCaagatgaaaattaatttgctTTTATTGAGGTTTTCAGATTGCAGAGCATATGTGCAGCACATGCAAATGGCAAAGACCCTGCTTTTGATTGGTTGTATCAAGgaatcatttttcttcctttttcctccTATTTTTCTGGGTTCAGTCTTTACCGTTCTCAGCTTCCAACCAAGCAAAAGGAATAACTAGGGGCATGGCCACCTGATGCATGAAACTTGTTCTCTTTCAATGGTAAGAAACTAACCTGGCATGGATTTGCTTGCATGCGTTTCTGTTCTAGAGCAAGCCTTGTACCCCCTATCACAACTTGAACACCAAGCGAGGGATGATACTTCAACAGGGTATTAGCCTCTGCAGCAGCTTGACTTGCAAGCTCTCGAGTTGGGCAAATTACTAGCACAACAATTGGGGGTCGCTTTTGATCGCGGCTAATGGGAGGTGATTTTACAAGAATTTCAATTGATGGAAGCTGAAACCAAGAACTTAAAAAATTAGTGTCATCAGAGGCATTAATCAGAGACAACTGATATAGGGGCAAGGTACATCCATCTCCATCATTTATAGCTCAGGGAATTTCAGCACCCTAGGAATCTTCTACGGACTTGACAATGGCAAATCCCATGTTCTTTCTTTCGTTCTTTTTGTTATTTACCAGGGATAtccaaattcataaaaataacaaaattttcctactttattgttttttttcttttagaatcaataattcttccaaaataaaaagaataaataatttctctaaaataaaagaaaaagttaacaATAGAAAATAGAGCACAGCTTTTTTTTATCGATAGGTAAATTTTTCATTCCCATTGGGGCTTGAATCTGGAATTTGCCACAAAGAAATGTGCTTTACCACTTGAGCAACCATGACAAGCAACCAATCATGAATCTTTCTTCAcacaaaaagttttttttttgtttttttaatgttcCATAAATAATCcttaagaaaacaaataattttgaaaatgaaaatgccAAAGGAAATGGAGTATGGAATCATTCAAAAACTCAAAGGGAGCATGAAAATCCTAAATTATAGATGGAAGATCTGTGGATCATCTTTCCTTCAGTCATAGGCATATATGCACTCAATCATAAATAACAGTTAAGTGTTTTACCAAAAATGCGACAGTTTTCCCAGTGCCTGTTTTAGCTTTGGCTAGAACATCCTTACCTATAAAAACACAACTCACCAGAGTAAGCCCCACAGAAATCTGAGAATTAAAGAAACATACTAAATAGAATAAATGGGAACATAAACAACggtaaaatagaaatatataatcTTTTGGTATCTCTTGGTTGCATTTGCAGTTAGTTCATGCAATTCCACTTATGTTTCATAACATTTCTTCAAGGACAGCTTTGATATCTCTCATGAGTCATGAAAATCAACAAACATCATCATTCAACCATAAATCTTAAGCAACTTTAACTAAAACATTCATTCCCAAGTTTCTAAGTTgggatgaaaattttaattcagaATTTCTTTCCACTGCTGTGTTAGTACTCAATCTGAAAAAAACCTGTGAATACAAACAAGATATAGCTTCAATTCAGAAACCCTTCTCCGAAGGTCATAGACAAACAAACCTTTGAGGATGACAGGAAGGGTTGCCTCCTGAACCACAGTCATCTTCTCATACCCTGCATCTTTGATTGCTTTTAATGACAATGGAGAGATTGGACATTGATCAAACCTGCCAATATTCATGGAAGTCAGATGTTTAGGCAACAACCCTTAAACCTTTGTAACCATAATTCCCATAGAAGTTAAACCTTCGCTCAATTGGTTTGCATTCTAAGCACCATTTCTCCATAATTCTGCGTTCTTTCCTATTTCAATACAATTAATCAAAAACCGAAAAGAAGTGTTTTGAGTAGACATACCTGGTCTCACTTAGGTAAGAGTCACTTTTTCCAGTCGAACTCCTAGGTACCGCTTCCTTGGCAGCTGCCCCAAACAAAGAACTTGCATTCTTCTTCAAAACTTCATCATggtcgtcatcatcatcatcctcttcttcttcttcttcactatcTTCCTCACTCAGCAAACCTTTAAAACTACCCTTCAAttcctcatcctcatcctcatcttcCGAGACCAAATGTGCTTGTTTTTGGGGCCCTCTGTCACCTCTCCTTAAACCCCCACCACCTCTTCCATTTTCACCTCTCCTTAAACCCCCACCACCTCTTCCATTTTCACCTCTCCTTAAACCCCCACCACCTCTTCCATTTGCACCTCTCCTTAAACCCCCAccacctctttcattttcacCTCTCCTCAAACCCCCAccacctctttcattttcacCTCTCCTCAAACCCCCAAAACCTCCTCGGTCACCCCTATACCCCGAATCAAAATCTCTCCTAGAACCCAAATCCGAATCTCTCCCACCTCTCTTCGACAATGTCGAATTCCCACCTCTAAAACTGCGAATTTGCTTTCGAGAATGCATTTCATCgtcgtcatcatcatcctctATACCTGATTCACTCTCATATCGCGTTCTGGCAACCGAGTTAGGCCCATTCTTCCTCGAACTCCTAGAAAATGACTCAGCTGAGCTCCGACCTCTTCTCCTGTTAAAATCACCGAACTCGTCAGATTCAATCTCTCTCGTCCTCTTCATTGAATCTCTACCACTTCTACCTGTACCGCGCTCTCCCTCCGAGTCATCGTCGTTAAAGCGAGTACGAAACGAGTCATCCTTCAACCCGCTGACCCAGTCACTGAGTTCAGCCTCGTCCTCCATGAGACTCTTCGAAACCTTAACCTCTCCTCTGAATCCGGATGTGGAACTTGGTCTTGGTCGGGATGAGCGAGTCGAGAGCCTCCGGGGACCGAAGTGGTGACTCGGCGGCGGAGCAAGCCCTAGGTATTTAAGCTTAAATGGGAAAACCCGACCGAAAATGGGCAATGTCCGAGAATATTGGTTGGCGGGTTTGAGGTTCATGGATTGGAAACGAGACACCGGAAGACAAGGATTGAGGAAACGGAATGGTGGGAGGATTTTCACAGGCATGGCAGAGTCACCAGTGCCGGATTTTCCCGTTTTCCGGTTGGCTTATATGGTGAATGTGACCAGAGTTGAAGGTTTGCCGGAGGCTTTGGTGAGGGAATGGAGTAGAGAGgatagggtttagggtttaaggtaGTCGTGTGACTGCCACGGCCACGGAGAGGGTTTAAGGGGAAAGAGGAAAAGTGATATAATGCACATGGAACGACGTCGTATTTATCTTTTCAGAAAGACATCTTAAAAGCCTCATTTGATGGGTTGTGTAGTCAAAAGAAGTTGGATTTGAGCCTAAGCCCTCTTGAATGGTGGGTCTATGGGCCAGGTGTTGGCCCAAAGGTCCATCAAACAAGTCGAATTACTCAAATCCAATCCAATGTTCCCTTCCTCTCCCATGTGAGGATTTGAGTGATTGATGAATAATGTTGTACAAAATCAAATGATTTTGTCTAAATGTTTTATCTCACTAAATTTACAAtacaaatattcttaattttataatatatatatatatatatatatatataaggtataaaattatcaattcaatttttcaatcatttttctttaacattaTTCATCTTATGCTAAGAACAATGGTttgtaaaagttaaaaaaaatatttccaaagttTCTTACTTGATTTGGAGATCTCTTCTTGATTGGTTGATTtggaaaatatacaaataaaggTTCCCATCTTTGGGATGGTTAATATGTTTAGagattaatttcttattttcgaTTTGCCTTTAATCCATGTTAGTGgtagaagaaaaaatgaaaaagataaggaagaaaatataaattttttattttctttggttgtCCATGAAaaattgatggaaaaaaaaattattaaagaatttattttcctttgtttggttcaaggaaggaaaaacaaagttaatgttaaaataaataaataaataatatagaacTTTATTCAAAAACTCATGAacctcaaaatttattttaaaaacaaaaatggaataaCTATGAaagtataaaatttaattttagtaatGGTATAAAATAGATTCTATAAGAGAATGATTaattaggaaaaaagaaaaaaaaggaggatACTTGAGAGGAGACCTTTATAAGAGAAGAGCGAGGAGAAGACCCctattcttttccttcttccaCAATATTGGAGACaaaagtaaaagaagaaaaaagagagaggtCAGAGCTTACATGACAAAAACCTAACGATGATTGTAGGGGATAACATCATCACGGGTTAATAGTAAGTAAAGCAACGAAATTGAAATAATTGTGATAATAATTGTTATTCCTATGTACTCTCCTTTCTaagtaaaaagagaaaaagagaaaggtcAGAACTTACATAACAGAAACCTAACGGTGATTGTAGTGGATAACATCATCACAGGTTAATGGTGAgtaaagtaataaaattaagatgatTGTGATAATAATTGTTATTCCTATGTACTCTCGTTTCTaagtaaaaagagaaaaagagggagGTCAGATCTTATATGACAGAAACCTAACGGTGATTGTAGTGGACAATGTTATTACGGGTTAACGGTGAGTAAAGTAACAAAATTGAGATGATTGTGATAATAATTGTTATTCCTATATACTCTCGCTTCTAGCTcctagagaaagagaaagagtgTGTGTAAGAAAGAGATTGATTTGTTAAGAGTGGATGGAGAAAAATACCCAATAAAGAAATAGTATCAAACTAATAATTATGGAAGTTACTATTGATTAAGTTGAAAGAGACATTTAGCATTTCAAACAACACAACTTCCAAGAGATGTTTACTAATATGACATGAGATTgcaatttaataatatgaattatcataatcaaattaaccaGTACAATAATTTATCACTTCTCTCATAAGTATATAGGGACAATGTCTGAGCTAGACTGTgaacctagcatttaccattgaTGTTTGAAAAAGTTGTAATGTAGAGCATTCTTCCACCTCAATAAGAAAATTAAGTCCTTTCAGCTTTAATACAAGACTATGAACCTAGCATGGTTCTAGTTCTCAAGTGGCATCAAAAACCAAAGGTCACCATTTGGTTCATATTTAGTTAGTCAAGACTACTTTCAATCTATATTTGTTATAAATTGATCAACTAAGATTGAATCTAATTAAACTATGATCGATGCAAATGCATGAGTCGTTTCACATCCACATGTATATATACTTTTCTATATATTAAGGCGTTTCCAAGGGGAAGGAGTTCCCTCCTTGAATACTTTTAGTCTcataaactcaaaaaataatgaattatacATCaagttctataattttttttttcatcctatgctataccattttttttattgctcttttgttttattttcttcaataattttttttttatctttttctataatatctaaacataaaaagaattttttcttccttaatactttttaaaactaaacatgaACATATAGCATGGCCACCAAAAATTCTTGAGCTTACAGCTCCATTGAAAGCACAACTTCAGGCCCCAGAAACAAGTCAATTTTCCAGACGAATGAGCCATACATCACAGAGAAATAAAATgattcccatgaaaaaaaaaatacagaataATTAGTAGTTCAGAAACAAAGCAGCAGTCCTTGAAGAAATTATAACCAAGTCCTGTATGGGGAGAAAAATGGAGGCCACccctcaaaaaacaaaaggcCCTGTACCTTTCCCTCTCCCCCATTTTCTctattctttctttccttttcatgATTCTGTAAATACTCAAAAGTCTAAAGTTAAAGTTTTTGTTCAGTTTTCATCTCCCAAGTTCCCCAAAGTTTCAGTCTACTAGTGACCACAGAAAAAAATGTGTCACCATTAGAACATGGAGGGACAATGTCCCCTACTTCCCCAAAGTTCTGAAAAAGAGAAGGTTAAAATTACTGAACTACTTCTGTATTAGCTCATGTCCACCAGCCCTACAGGCAGCTCTAACCTATATCCTTTCTGGACTAAGTTGAAACTCATGAATTTCCCAGCGAAGAGTTGGTGCTCCACCTTGCAAGATTTTGAAGGAACTGCATCACCTCCTTGGTGTCGCGCAGCGAGTGGGAAGCCTTTGTCTCTTTGGGGACGGACGAAACAATAATCGGGTACCCCTCTCCTCGAGTTGTTATCATCTGGAAGCATTGATATtggaagaatataaaaaatgaatcctgAAGAACAGCAGATCAAGAAATTAGGAAATAATTGTTGATTCTATACCTTAAATGCATCTTCATCAGTACGGTCATCCCCTAAGTATATAGGGACAACATCTGAGCTATCAAAACCAAGCGT
The sequence above is drawn from the Vitis riparia cultivar Riparia Gloire de Montpellier isolate 1030 chromosome 15, EGFV_Vit.rip_1.0, whole genome shotgun sequence genome and encodes:
- the LOC117932311 gene encoding DEAD-box ATP-dependent RNA helicase 31-like; this translates as MPVKILPPFRFLNPCLPVSRFQSMNLKPANQYSRTLPIFGRVFPFKLKYLGLAPPPSHHFGPRRLSTRSSRPRPSSTSGFRGEVKVSKSLMEDEAELSDWVSGLKDDSFRTRFNDDDSEGERGTGRSGRDSMKRTREIESDEFGDFNRRRGRSSAESFSRSSRKNGPNSVARTRYESESGIEDDDDDDEMHSRKQIRSFRGGNSTLSKRGGRDSDLGSRRDFDSGYRGDRGGFGGLRRGENERGGGGLRRGENERGGGGLRRGANGRGGGGLRRGENGRGGGGLRRGENGRGGGGLRRGDRGPQKQAHLVSEDEDEDEELKGSFKGLLSEEDSEEEEEEDDDDDDHDEVLKKNASSLFGAAAKEAVPRSSTGKSDSYLSETRFDQCPISPLSLKAIKDAGYEKMTVVQEATLPVILKGKDVLAKAKTGTGKTVAFLLPSIEILVKSPPISRDQKRPPIVVLVICPTRELASQAAAEANTLLKYHPSLGVQVVIGGTRLALEQKRMQANPCQILVATPGRLKDHIENTAGFATRLMGVKVLVLDEADHLLDMGFRKDIEKIIAAVPKQRQTLLFSATVPEEVRQICHIALKRDHEFINTVQEGSEETHSQVRQTHIIAPLDKHFLLLYALLKDHIADDVDYKVLVFCTTAMVTRLVADLLGELNLNVREIHSRKPQGYRTRVSDEFRKSKGLILVTSDVSARGVDYPDVTLVIQVGLPSDKEQYIHRLGRTGRKGKEGQGILLLAPWEEFFLSTAKDLPITKAEAPLVDPDTRKKVERALSQVEMKSKEAAYQAWLGYYNSNKKVGRDKVRLVELANEFSRTMGLDNPPAIPKLILGKMGLRNVPGLRSK